A region of Streptomyces paludis DNA encodes the following proteins:
- a CDS encoding HAD family hydrolase — MIRTVVFDVGETLVRDDRYWASWADWLGAPRHTVAALVGAVVAQGHDNGDALRLIRPGIDIAVEYAAREAAGRGEQLDEADLYPDVRPALAALQERGVRVVIAGNQTVKAGQLLRGLDLPADLIATSGEWGVAKPSREFFDRTLDAADALSHETLYVGDHPQNDIAPARAAGLQTAHLRRGPWGYLWADTPEAAEADWRIDGLLQLLEIVS, encoded by the coding sequence ATGATTCGTACGGTGGTCTTCGATGTCGGCGAGACGCTGGTCCGGGACGACCGGTACTGGGCGTCCTGGGCGGACTGGCTGGGGGCGCCGCGACATACGGTCGCGGCGCTCGTCGGCGCGGTCGTCGCGCAGGGCCACGACAACGGGGACGCGCTGAGGCTGATCCGCCCGGGGATCGACATCGCCGTGGAGTATGCGGCGCGGGAGGCCGCCGGGCGCGGCGAGCAACTGGACGAGGCCGACCTGTATCCGGACGTCCGGCCCGCGCTCGCTGCTCTCCAGGAGCGCGGTGTTCGTGTGGTGATCGCGGGCAATCAGACGGTCAAGGCCGGGCAGCTGCTGCGCGGGCTCGATCTGCCCGCCGATCTCATCGCGACCTCAGGGGAGTGGGGCGTCGCCAAGCCGTCGCGCGAGTTCTTCGATCGCACCTTGGACGCCGCCGACGCGCTGTCGCACGAGACGCTGTACGTGGGCGACCACCCGCAGAACGACATCGCACCGGCGCGGGCAGCGGGACTCCAGACCGCTCATCTGCGCCGTGGCCCTTGGGGATACCTCTGGGCAGACACCCCGGAGGCTGCCGAGGCCGACTGGCGTATCGACGGCCTGCTCCAGCTCCTGGAGATCGTGAGCTGA
- a CDS encoding carbohydrate ABC transporter permease: MTTNTTHTNHSKGRNRSVTRGRPNYAAGFGALLWLCVVALPLYVMIGATLQSRPDYTAGGPLSLPRNLTLSNYTQDFSSGFGRYFLNTVVVTASVVGLVCLLVPPLAFAIVRNRGLATSRIFRIFLLGLAIPAQAVIVPMFYVISKAGLYDNLIGVILPTAAFCLPVCVLILTGTMRDITSDLFEAMAIDGATTRRVFFQLVVPLSKGGLATIVVFSALQAWNGFLFPLVLTQSEETKVLTLGLYDFQTQHGVDIPGLLAAVVLSTLPVLFVYLFARRALVQGLMGVGGK, from the coding sequence GTGACGACCAACACCACGCACACGAACCACTCAAAGGGCAGGAACCGCTCCGTCACCCGTGGCCGCCCCAACTACGCCGCCGGATTCGGGGCGTTGCTCTGGCTCTGCGTCGTCGCGCTCCCCCTGTACGTGATGATCGGCGCGACCCTCCAGTCCCGCCCCGACTACACCGCCGGCGGCCCGCTCTCGCTGCCGCGCAATCTCACCCTCTCCAACTACACCCAGGACTTCTCCAGCGGCTTCGGCCGCTACTTCCTCAACACCGTCGTGGTCACCGCGAGCGTCGTCGGGCTCGTGTGTCTGCTCGTGCCGCCGCTGGCCTTCGCCATCGTCCGCAACCGGGGCCTCGCCACCTCCCGGATCTTCCGGATCTTCCTGCTGGGGCTCGCCATCCCCGCGCAGGCGGTGATCGTGCCGATGTTCTACGTGATCAGCAAGGCCGGGCTGTACGACAACCTCATCGGTGTCATCCTGCCCACCGCCGCGTTCTGTCTGCCCGTCTGTGTGCTCATCCTCACCGGCACCATGCGCGACATCACGAGCGACCTGTTCGAGGCCATGGCCATCGACGGCGCGACCACCCGGCGGGTCTTCTTCCAGCTCGTCGTCCCGCTCTCCAAGGGCGGTCTCGCGACCATCGTGGTGTTCTCCGCGCTCCAGGCGTGGAACGGCTTCCTCTTCCCGCTCGTGCTGACCCAGTCCGAGGAGACGAAGGTGCTCACCCTCGGTCTGTACGACTTCCAGACCCAGCACGGGGTGGACATCCCCGGTCTGCTGGCGGCCGTGGTCCTCTCCACACTGCCCGTCCTGTTCGTCTATCTGTTTGCCCGCAGAGCCCTGGTCCAGGGGCTGATGGGCGTCGGAGGAAAGTGA
- a CDS encoding helix-turn-helix domain-containing protein yields MPDLTDIHIGARVASRRKLAGYTQRQLAEHAHLSLGIIRKVERGERPPTPSFLAGAARALHVTVEDLTGQPYRLHPQDDRIHAPITDVRAALRHWDLPGDWFEAPRPLAELRADVQTAMDHRVHGRLTRLGEVLPALIEELTASVHLRSGADKRRAARLLSLAYDMAHTFTYRLGYPDLRGQVEDRLRWSAQLSGDPLLMALAEYKRAETFKSAHEYGAGLRVLRAARERLEDETPSKGSEYLTVLGGIRLREITLASRDRDSDATAHHMDAARQVLDRMPARADRRQHSMVFGAGNLAIHEIQARLELRQVSEADKVIEATSLPGSVPPTRVSAFHINVARVHVEADRREQALLHLQKARRAAPQITRYKPMARDAALLLTMKYRRTTEELRSLSSWFGLE; encoded by the coding sequence ATGCCCGACCTCACTGACATTCACATCGGCGCGCGAGTAGCCTCTCGCCGGAAACTGGCCGGTTACACGCAGCGCCAGCTCGCCGAGCACGCGCATCTCTCCCTCGGCATCATCCGGAAAGTCGAACGCGGCGAACGCCCCCCCACCCCGAGCTTCCTGGCCGGAGCCGCACGAGCCCTCCACGTCACAGTCGAAGACCTCACGGGCCAGCCGTATCGGCTCCACCCCCAGGATGACCGGATCCACGCACCCATCACGGACGTGCGGGCGGCGCTGCGTCACTGGGACCTGCCCGGAGACTGGTTCGAGGCACCCCGCCCGCTGGCGGAGCTGCGCGCGGACGTGCAGACCGCCATGGACCACCGCGTACACGGACGCCTGACCCGGCTCGGAGAAGTACTCCCCGCGCTGATCGAAGAGCTGACGGCATCCGTCCACCTGCGCTCGGGAGCCGACAAGCGGCGGGCGGCGCGGCTGCTCTCCCTGGCCTACGACATGGCGCACACCTTCACCTACCGCCTGGGATACCCCGACCTGAGAGGCCAAGTCGAGGACCGGCTCAGGTGGTCGGCGCAGCTCTCCGGCGACCCGCTGCTCATGGCCTTGGCCGAGTACAAGCGAGCCGAGACGTTCAAGTCCGCTCACGAGTACGGCGCCGGTCTGCGCGTCCTCCGGGCCGCCCGCGAACGGCTGGAGGACGAGACCCCATCGAAGGGATCCGAGTACCTGACCGTCCTGGGCGGGATCCGGCTGCGTGAGATCACCCTCGCGTCCCGGGACCGCGACTCAGACGCGACGGCCCACCACATGGATGCGGCCCGGCAGGTACTCGACCGGATGCCGGCGCGTGCCGACCGGCGCCAGCACAGCATGGTCTTCGGTGCGGGCAACTTGGCCATTCACGAGATCCAAGCGCGGCTGGAACTGCGGCAGGTGTCGGAGGCAGACAAGGTCATCGAGGCCACCAGCCTTCCGGGCTCGGTCCCGCCCACCCGGGTGAGCGCCTTCCACATCAACGTGGCCCGGGTGCATGTCGAGGCGGATCGGCGCGAGCAGGCGCTGCTGCATCTCCAGAAGGCTCGTCGGGCGGCGCCCCAGATCACGCGGTACAAGCCGATGGCGCGAGACGCCGCGCTGCTGCTGACGATGAAGTACCGGCGGACCACGGAGGAACTACGGTCACTGAGCAGCTGGTTCGGGCTGGAGTAG
- a CDS encoding phosphotransferase, with the protein MALTLNTVQDGLLFLKGVRDSDTDGTAALRWERLVSPAVAGIAPEIRHAFHAYGWSCLAFTHVEGRNADLGPGSADLAAVAEALERMGELAPPDIQPPPLTNRLAGYLSPGEADALAGEHLLHTDTNPHNIMIDSRGCAHVVDWAMSAVGPAWVDPAYTAVRLMEYGQPPAAALSWLNRFASWRHADPKAVEALVSATCRKWTDKVGERGSLASNARFRHLATHHDRSRNVSPT; encoded by the coding sequence GTGGCCCTGACACTGAACACGGTCCAGGACGGGCTCCTCTTCCTCAAGGGCGTCCGCGACAGCGACACGGACGGGACCGCCGCTCTCCGCTGGGAGCGGCTCGTCAGCCCGGCCGTGGCGGGAATCGCGCCGGAGATCCGCCACGCGTTCCACGCATACGGCTGGTCCTGTCTGGCATTCACGCATGTAGAGGGCCGGAATGCCGACCTCGGCCCGGGGTCCGCCGACCTCGCCGCAGTGGCGGAAGCCCTTGAACGCATGGGTGAGTTGGCGCCGCCCGACATCCAGCCCCCGCCCCTTACGAACCGGCTGGCCGGTTACCTGAGTCCGGGGGAAGCTGACGCGCTGGCCGGTGAGCACCTCCTGCACACCGACACGAACCCCCACAACATCATGATCGACAGCAGGGGTTGCGCTCATGTCGTCGACTGGGCCATGTCCGCCGTTGGCCCGGCCTGGGTGGATCCGGCATACACAGCCGTCCGCCTCATGGAGTACGGACAGCCTCCGGCCGCCGCGCTGTCGTGGCTGAACAGATTCGCCAGCTGGCGGCACGCAGACCCGAAGGCCGTCGAAGCTCTCGTATCCGCCACCTGCCGAAAGTGGACGGACAAGGTCGGCGAAAGAGGGAGCCTCGCCAGCAACGCCCGGTTCCGCCACCTGGCCACGCATCACGACCGTAGCCGCAACGTATCGCCAACGTAG
- a CDS encoding HAD family acid phosphatase, whose translation MAAFGRLSSIATTAALTAALAAGTALPALAAAPTATPAATTAAAAAAKPDYATWQADIAVVLDEADAYVAARIAAAPAGEKPAIVLDIDNTSLETDYSSAIPTPAIRRTLALANFAHARGVKIFFVSARPDLIQPITEYNLKKVGYPVDGLYSRSFLDLFTEVSKFKTAQRVKIEKNGYTIIANIGNNTTDLTGGHAERTFKLPDYDGQLS comes from the coding sequence ATGGCGGCATTCGGCCGACTCAGCAGCATCGCCACAACAGCGGCGCTCACCGCGGCACTGGCCGCGGGCACCGCCCTCCCCGCCCTGGCAGCGGCGCCCACAGCGACCCCCGCCGCCACCACCGCAGCGGCGGCGGCGGCGAAACCGGACTACGCCACATGGCAGGCCGATATCGCCGTCGTCCTGGACGAGGCCGACGCCTACGTCGCCGCCCGTATCGCCGCCGCACCGGCCGGCGAGAAGCCCGCGATCGTCCTGGACATCGACAACACGTCACTGGAGACCGACTACTCCTCGGCCATCCCGACCCCTGCCATCCGCCGCACCCTCGCCCTGGCCAACTTCGCCCACGCCCGGGGCGTCAAGATCTTCTTCGTCTCGGCCCGCCCCGACCTCATCCAGCCGATCACCGAGTACAACCTGAAGAAGGTCGGCTATCCGGTGGACGGCCTCTACAGCCGCTCGTTCCTCGACCTGTTCACCGAGGTCAGCAAGTTCAAGACGGCCCAGCGGGTGAAGATCGAGAAGAACGGCTACACGATCATCGCCAACATCGGCAACAACACCACAGACCTGACCGGCGGCCACGCCGAACGCACCTTCAAGCTCCCCGACTACGACGGCCAGCTCTCCTGA
- a CDS encoding recombinase family protein, giving the protein MSDTTAEPPPLVFLYDRHPGLRARAILNLRLDGCQNWAAARHWEIAGRWVDLGDDALTDHRRPGFDELVTFMAEIPGDRTKICLVHHWERLTRHGDRADYQRRVREAGGYIATTAATPPAAPCLGAALSRGESCPCGCTP; this is encoded by the coding sequence ATGTCCGACACCACAGCCGAGCCGCCGCCGCTCGTCTTCCTCTACGACCGTCACCCCGGCCTGCGCGCCCGCGCCATCCTCAATCTCAGGCTGGACGGCTGCCAGAACTGGGCCGCGGCCCGGCACTGGGAGATCGCCGGCCGATGGGTCGACCTCGGCGACGACGCGCTCACCGACCACCGGCGGCCCGGCTTCGACGAGCTGGTGACCTTCATGGCGGAGATCCCGGGCGACCGCACGAAGATCTGCCTGGTACACCACTGGGAGCGCCTCACCCGCCACGGCGACCGCGCCGACTACCAGCGCAGGGTGCGCGAGGCCGGCGGGTACATCGCGACCACCGCGGCCACCCCGCCGGCCGCGCCGTGCCTGGGCGCGGCCCTGTCCCGGGGCGAGTCCTGCCCGTGCGGGTGCACGCCGTGA
- a CDS encoding carbohydrate ABC transporter permease: MGTGTGTGTGASTGARASQDAGRRPARARRRTRAPATPSSTVARPGVGWALPATLFFGLFALVPLVLVAVLSFASWDGLGAPQFAGTDNWAKLLDDPVMIRSLWLSLLLTVLGVVTQTPLAILLGVWAAGPQRNRAVLSAVFFVPLLLSATAISVLWRALLDPNFGVPAQARWLFGDGNLLGSRDGAIAVLVLVAAWQFTPLHALIYQGAARAVPEVLYQAASIDGAGTVRQFFHITLPQLRNSIITSVILMVVGGLTTFDTVLILTQGGPGTDTTITAFYMYQKAFKGFEFGIGSAIALLLVVVATLISLVVVRMSGYDRMAGTKEGM; this comes from the coding sequence ATGGGTACGGGTACGGGTACGGGTACGGGGGCAAGCACGGGCGCGCGCGCCTCCCAGGACGCCGGGCGCCGCCCCGCCCGCGCCCGCCGCCGTACCCGCGCCCCCGCCACCCCCAGCAGCACCGTCGCCCGGCCCGGTGTCGGCTGGGCCCTGCCCGCCACCTTGTTCTTCGGCCTCTTCGCCCTCGTCCCGCTCGTGCTCGTCGCCGTCCTGTCCTTCGCCTCCTGGGACGGGCTCGGCGCCCCGCAGTTCGCCGGCACGGACAACTGGGCCAAGCTGCTGGACGACCCGGTGATGATCAGGAGCCTCTGGCTGAGTCTGCTGCTCACCGTGCTCGGCGTGGTCACCCAGACCCCGCTGGCCATCCTGCTCGGCGTCTGGGCCGCCGGGCCGCAGCGCAACCGGGCCGTGCTCTCGGCGGTCTTCTTCGTCCCGCTGCTGCTGTCCGCCACCGCCATCTCCGTACTCTGGCGGGCGCTGCTCGACCCCAACTTCGGGGTGCCCGCGCAGGCGCGCTGGCTCTTCGGGGACGGCAATCTGCTGGGCTCGCGCGACGGCGCCATCGCCGTGCTCGTCCTCGTCGCCGCCTGGCAGTTCACACCGCTGCACGCGCTGATCTACCAGGGTGCGGCCCGCGCCGTCCCGGAGGTCCTCTACCAGGCGGCGTCGATCGACGGCGCCGGGACCGTACGGCAGTTCTTCCACATCACCTTGCCGCAGCTGCGCAACTCCATCATCACGTCCGTGATCCTCATGGTGGTCGGCGGGCTCACCACCTTCGACACCGTGCTGATCCTGACCCAGGGCGGCCCCGGCACCGACACCACCATCACCGCCTTCTACATGTACCAAAAGGCGTTCAAGGGCTTCGAGTTCGGCATCGGCTCGGCCATCGCGCTGCTGCTGGTCGTCGTCGCGACGCTGATCTCGCTGGTCGTCGTACGGATGTCGGGCTACGACCGGATGGCCGGCACGAAGGAGGGGATGTGA
- a CDS encoding beta-xylosidase/alpha-l-arabinosidase, giving the protein MSDTLNGGTLNSDALDADTLDGSTERTALDVRADVRADARATARAERVEALVAAMTLDEKLAQLYGLWAGASADGAEVAPYQHDMETPPTLDELLPHGLGQLTRPFGTVPVDPALGALSLMRTQERIVAAGRFGIPAMAHDECLAGFAAWGATTYPVPLSWGASFDPALVREMAGAIGRDMRSVGLHQGLAPVLDVVRDARWGRVEETIGEDPYLVGTVATAYVQGLESAGIVATLKHFAGYAASRAGRNLAPVSMGARELADVVLPPFEMAVRESGVRSVMHAYNDIDGVPCAADGELLTELLRGTWGFEGTVVADYFGVGFLRTLHGVAADWGEAATMALGAGVDVELPTVKTFREPLRAAIAAGRLPEETVDRALRRVLTQKAGLGLLDPDWTPRPTALTDRGPGTHRHRDDPDTLRGSVTLDSPAHRDISRRLAERSVILLRNDGTLPLGGGPVTIAVIGPQAESPTAVLGCYSFPVHVGSQHPDTPAGIELPTLREALAAEFPGAEIVTALGTDISDDNDAAGSGGSSGADGIAEAVRLARGADVVIAALGDRAGLFGRGTSGEGCDAESLELPGRQRQLLDALLDACQETGTPLVVTLLAGRPYALGRAATGAAAVVQSFFPGQEGTPALAGVLSGRIEPSGRLPVSVPRLTGAQPSTYLAAPLARLTEVSNIDPTPDFAFGHGLSYTSFDWSELTVEAAGTARTDGTLELSFTVRNTGDRAGTEVVQLYLHDPVASVVQPVQRLIGYARVPLGPDERARVAVRVPADLASFTGRDGRRRVEPGALEMRLAASSADVRLTAAVTLTGPVRQVDHTRELHTVFTITHDTPRDATPKVRRRD; this is encoded by the coding sequence GTGAGCGACACACTCAACGGCGGCACACTCAACAGCGACGCACTCGACGCCGACACACTCGACGGCAGTACGGAACGCACCGCCCTCGACGTACGCGCCGACGTACGCGCCGACGCGCGGGCCACCGCCCGGGCCGAGCGCGTCGAGGCCCTCGTCGCCGCCATGACCCTCGACGAGAAACTCGCCCAGCTCTACGGCCTGTGGGCCGGCGCGTCCGCCGACGGCGCCGAAGTCGCCCCGTACCAGCACGACATGGAGACCCCGCCGACGCTGGACGAGCTACTGCCGCACGGGCTGGGGCAGTTGACCCGGCCGTTCGGTACGGTCCCGGTCGATCCGGCGCTGGGCGCGCTCTCCCTGATGCGCACCCAGGAACGTATCGTCGCCGCCGGCCGCTTCGGCATCCCGGCGATGGCGCACGACGAGTGCCTCGCCGGCTTCGCCGCGTGGGGCGCCACCACGTACCCCGTCCCGCTCTCCTGGGGGGCGTCCTTCGATCCCGCGTTGGTACGGGAGATGGCGGGCGCGATCGGCCGCGACATGCGCTCGGTGGGGCTGCACCAGGGGCTGGCCCCGGTGCTCGACGTGGTGCGCGACGCGCGCTGGGGGCGGGTCGAGGAGACCATCGGCGAGGATCCGTACCTGGTCGGGACGGTCGCCACGGCCTACGTACAGGGCCTGGAGTCCGCCGGGATCGTCGCGACGCTCAAGCACTTCGCCGGATACGCGGCCTCGCGCGCCGGGCGCAATCTCGCGCCGGTGAGCATGGGCGCCCGGGAGCTGGCGGATGTGGTGCTGCCACCGTTCGAGATGGCGGTACGGGAGAGCGGCGTACGGTCCGTGATGCACGCGTACAACGACATCGACGGGGTGCCCTGCGCGGCGGACGGCGAGCTGCTGACCGAACTGCTGCGCGGGACCTGGGGGTTCGAGGGTACGGTCGTCGCCGACTACTTCGGCGTCGGCTTCCTCAGAACACTGCACGGGGTGGCGGCCGACTGGGGCGAGGCGGCCACGATGGCGCTCGGCGCGGGGGTCGATGTGGAGCTGCCGACCGTCAAGACCTTCCGCGAACCCCTGCGGGCGGCGATCGCCGCCGGGCGGCTGCCGGAGGAGACGGTCGACCGCGCGCTGCGCCGCGTCCTGACACAGAAGGCGGGGCTGGGCCTGCTGGACCCGGACTGGACGCCACGCCCCACCGCGCTCACGGACCGGGGCCCCGGCACCCACCGTCATCGCGACGATCCGGACACACTGCGCGGCAGTGTCACCCTGGACTCCCCCGCACACCGGGACATCTCCCGCCGGCTCGCGGAACGGTCGGTGATCCTGCTCCGCAATGACGGCACACTGCCGCTGGGCGGCGGCCCGGTGACGATCGCGGTCATCGGCCCGCAGGCGGAGTCACCGACGGCCGTGCTCGGCTGCTACTCGTTCCCGGTCCATGTCGGCTCCCAGCACCCGGACACCCCGGCGGGCATCGAACTTCCCACACTGCGCGAGGCGTTGGCGGCCGAGTTCCCGGGCGCGGAGATCGTCACGGCGCTGGGCACGGACATCTCCGATGACAACGATGCCGCCGGTTCGGGGGGTTCCTCCGGCGCGGACGGGATCGCCGAGGCCGTACGGCTGGCGCGCGGCGCGGATGTCGTCATCGCGGCCCTGGGCGACCGCGCCGGGCTCTTCGGACGCGGTACGAGCGGCGAGGGCTGCGACGCCGAGAGCCTCGAACTGCCCGGACGGCAGCGCCAGTTGCTGGACGCGCTGCTGGACGCCTGCCAGGAGACCGGGACCCCGCTGGTGGTCACCCTGCTGGCCGGCCGGCCGTACGCGCTGGGCCGGGCGGCCACCGGGGCCGCGGCCGTCGTGCAGTCCTTCTTCCCCGGCCAGGAGGGCACACCGGCGCTCGCCGGGGTGCTCAGCGGCCGGATCGAACCGTCGGGCCGGCTCCCGGTGAGTGTGCCGCGGCTGACGGGCGCCCAGCCGTCCACGTATCTGGCCGCGCCGCTGGCCCGGCTCACCGAGGTCTCGAACATCGACCCGACGCCCGACTTCGCCTTCGGCCACGGGCTGTCGTACACCTCCTTCGACTGGTCGGAGCTGACGGTGGAGGCGGCCGGGACCGCCCGTACGGACGGCACGCTGGAGCTGTCCTTCACCGTCCGCAACACGGGCGACCGGGCCGGCACCGAGGTCGTCCAGCTGTATCTGCACGATCCCGTCGCGTCGGTCGTCCAGCCGGTACAGCGGCTGATCGGCTACGCGCGCGTACCGCTGGGGCCGGACGAGCGGGCCCGCGTCGCGGTGCGCGTACCTGCCGACCTCGCCTCGTTCACCGGACGCGACGGGCGCCGGCGCGTCGAACCGGGGGCGCTGGAAATGCGGTTGGCGGCCTCCAGCGCGGATGTACGGCTCACCGCCGCCGTGACGCTGACCGGTCCCGTACGGCAGGTGGACCACACGAGGGAGCTGCACACGGTATTCACCATCACGCACGACACACCGCGCGACGCCACCCCGAAGGTCCGGCGGCGCGACTGA